From a region of the Candidatus Edwardsbacteria bacterium genome:
- a CDS encoding GxxExxY protein gives EALDIRFQRQVDLDIKYKNTVFKRKFRADLLVEEKVLVENKAITTLTASDEAQLFNYLKTTGLRVGLLFNFGSSKLQKIRRIV, from the coding sequence GGAAGCTTTGGATATTCGTTTTCAGCGACAAGTGGATTTGGATATCAAGTACAAGAACACCGTTTTCAAGAGAAAATTCAGGGCTGATCTGTTGGTGGAAGAGAAAGTCCTTGTTGAAAACAAAGCGATAACAACACTCACAGCCAGCGATGAAGCGCAGTTGTTCAATTATTTGAAAACGACGGGACTGCGCGTAGGATTGCTCTTCAACTTTGGCAGTTCCAAGCTGCAAAAAATAAGGCGGATAGTGTGA